One stretch of Pirellulales bacterium DNA includes these proteins:
- a CDS encoding 3'-5' exonuclease — MSNQPPAYFVFDLESVADGTLVSRLHYPGVLLDPTAAIERYRAELMAKHGSDFIPYTFQIPTSVAIAKVAVDFRLLDLVVLDEPRFRPHVITENFWRGWDHYRRPTLVSFNGRGFDIPLLELAAFRYGISLPGWFVPRARSNEQPRNRYNTASHLDLMELLTNFGSTRFVGGLNLAANLLGKPGKMDVQGHMVQDLFNAGRLSEINDYCRCDVLDTYFVFLRTRVLVGELTQSQEHELIAATKIWLEERAAEVAGYRLYLERWGDWPNPWTEAEE; from the coding sequence ATGTCAAACCAGCCCCCCGCTTATTTCGTCTTCGATCTCGAAAGCGTCGCCGATGGCACGCTGGTTTCGCGATTGCACTATCCGGGGGTGTTACTGGATCCGACGGCGGCGATCGAGCGGTATCGGGCTGAGTTGATGGCCAAGCATGGCAGCGATTTCATTCCCTACACGTTTCAGATTCCGACCTCCGTGGCGATCGCCAAAGTGGCCGTCGATTTTCGCTTGCTTGATCTGGTGGTGCTCGACGAGCCGCGATTTCGCCCGCACGTGATAACGGAAAATTTCTGGCGCGGCTGGGACCATTATCGCCGGCCGACGCTCGTGAGCTTCAACGGCCGCGGGTTCGATATTCCGCTTTTGGAATTGGCCGCGTTTCGCTATGGGATCAGCCTGCCGGGTTGGTTTGTGCCGCGAGCCCGATCGAACGAACAGCCGCGGAACCGCTACAACACGGCATCGCATCTCGATCTGATGGAGTTGCTCACCAATTTCGGTTCGACGCGGTTCGTGGGCGGATTGAATCTGGCCGCGAATCTGTTGGGCAAGCCCGGCAAGATGGATGTGCAGGGGCACATGGTGCAAGACCTGTTCAACGCCGGGCGGCTATCTGAGATCAACGACTATTGCCGCTGCGACGTGCTCGACACGTATTTCGTGTTTTTGCGAACGCGCGTGCTGGTAGGCGAGTTGACGCAATCGCAGGAACACGAATTGATCGCCGCGACGAAAATATGGCTCGAAGAGCGAGCCGCCGAAGTGGCCGGCTACCGCCTCTATCTCGAGCGCTGGGGCGACTGGCCGAATCCGTGGACTGAGGCGGAGGAGTAG
- a CDS encoding helix-turn-helix transcriptional regulator, giving the protein MPSSRSPAAKSPLAAGTEPGVDHARNLRRLMARQGLTLRELARRSGLNLRTLKTMLRGNHRPHGRTLQRLAAGLGVPVDELFQDPSLLVHRLFDRRTNPVVDQVVDEERELFHGWTEAEFADLYSRFGHGGPLTRDGTIAVAHAINLRRRVQQQVALLLETGEAELFVDIIDLFYRRVLVVDADDDHGSHR; this is encoded by the coding sequence ATGCCCTCTTCGCGTTCTCCTGCCGCCAAGTCGCCACTCGCAGCAGGCACGGAACCCGGGGTCGATCATGCGCGCAATCTCCGCCGGCTGATGGCCCGGCAGGGGCTCACGCTCCGCGAACTCGCCCGGCGCAGCGGACTGAATCTGCGCACATTGAAAACCATGCTGCGCGGCAACCATCGGCCGCATGGCCGCACGTTGCAACGCTTGGCTGCCGGCTTGGGCGTGCCGGTCGACGAGCTGTTTCAGGATCCGTCGCTGTTGGTGCATCGACTCTTCGACCGGCGGACGAATCCGGTCGTCGATCAAGTAGTGGACGAAGAACGGGAACTGTTCCACGGCTGGACGGAAGCGGAGTTTGCCGATCTCTATAGCCGCTTCGGCCACGGCGGCCCGCTGACGCGCGACGGCACGATTGCCGTCGCCCATGCGATCAACCTCCGCCGAAGGGTGCAACAGCAAGTCGCGCTGCTGTTGGAAACCGGCGAAGCCGAATTGTTCGTCGACATCATCGATCTCTTCTACCGCCGAGTGCTCGTTGTTGACGCGGACGATGACCACGGATCACACCGATAG
- a CDS encoding head-tail adaptor protein, giving the protein MTASFNPQADFALVTDALEPATLRRCDGSGATALAGALRRAVNTREAAASDGKYTTSDVHWHLAAAELNAPPQLGDQIVDTSGEAWTILETQLATCGSRWKCTARNLALAGGLNTFITILREVAAKGPSGAVEPTFVPFASAVRARIQELTSARSEQHGRQSGIVTTKIYLAQQILVDNGNRIQAADGAIYQVTGYELADSIASLFTINALRRL; this is encoded by the coding sequence ATGACCGCCAGTTTCAATCCGCAAGCCGATTTCGCGCTCGTGACCGACGCGCTCGAGCCTGCCACGTTGCGGCGATGCGACGGCTCCGGCGCCACGGCGCTTGCCGGAGCGCTACGCCGCGCGGTGAACACTCGAGAAGCTGCCGCGAGCGACGGAAAATATACGACCAGCGATGTGCATTGGCACCTTGCCGCAGCGGAATTGAACGCCCCGCCGCAACTCGGCGATCAGATCGTCGATACGAGCGGCGAAGCGTGGACGATTCTCGAAACGCAGCTTGCGACTTGCGGTTCGCGTTGGAAATGCACGGCCCGCAATCTCGCGCTGGCTGGAGGATTGAACACGTTCATCACGATTCTCCGCGAAGTGGCCGCCAAGGGGCCGAGCGGCGCCGTCGAGCCGACCTTCGTTCCATTCGCATCCGCCGTACGAGCGCGAATCCAAGAGCTGACCTCGGCCCGGAGCGAACAGCACGGCCGGCAATCGGGAATTGTCACCACTAAAATCTACTTGGCTCAGCAAATCCTGGTCGACAACGGCAATCGCATTCAAGCCGCCGATGGCGCGATCTACCAAGTAACCGGCTACGAACTCGCCGATTCGATCGCCAGCCTGTTCACGATCAACGCGCTGCGCAGGCTTTGA
- a CDS encoding phage portal protein produces MPQPNHLKGNDATLNRLERRLQEAYEELWSSFIDPRDAMFDVDGLPWLPVGFDADVGAPFGWGPTSDTQLREIRNQCRLLALGNEFAINGHENRISFIVGAGHTYSAAAKKGQQVPAAWVAAVQAVLDEFIQANNWQRRQQEIVLRRDRDGEVFLRFFVSADGATRVRFVEPGQVATPPDQAANPAARLGVLTDPDDVETVLAYYVDGQAIDADQIQHRKANVDANVRRGLPLYFAVRKNLRRAEKLLRNMSVVAEIQSAIALIRKHHRSNRGAVEQFVAASADVNVTNSVTGQSANFRRYGPGTILDAQADVDYDFPAAGIDAANFVAILQAELRAIAARLVMPEFMLSSDASNANYSSTMIAEGPAMRMFQRLQAEQVADDLQVMWRVVLNAVVAGRLPSEVQTAIDIAGVAPTLAVRDQLQETQRFQIENAAGILSPQTWSQRLGLDYGQEQANLAAHAARRRENQKPIEIDAAALPLDASASNALGVAQFGA; encoded by the coding sequence ATGCCCCAGCCGAACCATTTGAAGGGTAACGACGCCACTCTAAATCGGCTCGAGCGCCGTCTCCAAGAGGCCTATGAAGAATTGTGGAGCAGCTTCATCGATCCGCGCGATGCGATGTTCGACGTCGACGGCTTGCCGTGGCTCCCGGTCGGATTCGATGCCGATGTCGGTGCTCCGTTTGGTTGGGGGCCAACGAGCGACACGCAGCTTCGCGAAATTCGCAATCAATGCCGGCTATTGGCCCTCGGCAACGAATTCGCGATCAATGGGCATGAAAACCGGATCAGCTTCATCGTCGGCGCCGGCCACACCTATTCCGCTGCCGCCAAGAAAGGCCAGCAGGTTCCGGCGGCATGGGTGGCGGCCGTGCAAGCCGTTCTCGATGAATTCATCCAGGCCAACAACTGGCAGCGGCGGCAACAAGAAATCGTGCTTCGCCGCGACCGCGATGGCGAAGTGTTTCTACGGTTTTTTGTTTCGGCCGACGGCGCCACTCGCGTGCGCTTCGTCGAACCGGGCCAGGTCGCAACTCCTCCCGATCAGGCAGCGAATCCGGCCGCCAGACTCGGCGTCCTCACCGATCCCGACGATGTTGAAACCGTTCTGGCCTACTACGTCGACGGCCAGGCGATCGACGCGGATCAGATCCAGCATCGCAAGGCGAATGTCGACGCCAATGTTCGCCGCGGACTGCCGCTTTACTTCGCGGTGCGCAAGAATCTTCGCCGCGCCGAAAAGCTGCTCCGCAATATGAGTGTGGTGGCGGAGATTCAATCGGCCATCGCGCTGATTCGCAAGCATCACCGCAGCAATCGCGGGGCGGTCGAGCAATTCGTCGCCGCCAGCGCCGATGTGAACGTGACGAATTCGGTCACCGGGCAATCGGCCAATTTCCGCCGTTACGGGCCCGGCACCATCCTCGACGCCCAGGCCGACGTCGATTACGACTTTCCCGCCGCCGGCATCGATGCCGCCAACTTCGTGGCCATCTTGCAAGCCGAGCTGCGGGCGATCGCCGCGCGGCTGGTAATGCCGGAATTCATGCTCAGCTCCGACGCCTCGAACGCCAACTACTCCTCGACGATGATCGCCGAAGGCCCGGCGATGCGCATGTTTCAGCGCTTGCAAGCCGAACAAGTGGCCGACGATCTGCAGGTGATGTGGCGCGTGGTGCTGAATGCGGTTGTGGCCGGCCGGTTGCCGAGCGAAGTGCAAACCGCGATCGATATCGCGGGCGTCGCGCCCACGCTGGCCGTCCGCGATCAATTGCAAGAGACGCAGCGATTCCAGATCGAAAATGCCGCCGGCATTCTATCGCCGCAAACGTGGAGCCAGCGTCTCGGCTTGGACTACGGCCAAGAGCAGGCCAACCTCGCGGCCCACGCCGCGCGCCGTCGCGAAAATCAAAAGCCGATCGAGATCGACGCCGCCGCCTTGCCGCTCGACGCAAGCGCGTCGAATGCCCTGGGAGTGGCTCAATTCGGCGCTTGA
- the terL gene encoding phage terminase large subunit: MRNDLPPSRRDAAPEVVQRCFRLLRESIERGMAAADAGATGLHPAGLLDWARAFLPEHVRLAPSRMHRWMAAHLDEMHAARGQKLNVVGPRGGAKSTIGSLAFVLRAAVEAREPYIWIVSDAKHQAVSHLENLKSELHDNPRLTAAYPKAAEPGQVWRENTVRLANGVTIEAFGTGQRIRGRRRRADRPTLIVCDDIQDDRHIESSLARDHSRRWFHGMLMKAGTKRTNVVNLATALHREALAMELHATPGWTSRIFQAIERWPDHMDLWDRWERIYAEIDRADARQAALDFYAAHQAEMNAGAMLLWPEEEDLYTLMCMRVEGGRTAFEREKQNVPINPELCEWPESYFGDWLWFDRWPDVVQLKVLALDPSKGTESGRGDYSAFAMLAVDRLGVLYVDADLVRRPTPQIVSDGVDLCRRFRPEIFGIEANQFQELLGGEFAAELARQKLIGIVPWAVENRVNKETRIRRLGPYLSNRRIKFKSGSPGTRLLVEQLKEFPLADHDDGPDALEMAIRLAAEWFDRRGRGDGLGDRLPISV, encoded by the coding sequence ATGCGAAACGATTTGCCACCCAGCCGCCGCGATGCCGCGCCCGAAGTGGTCCAGCGCTGCTTTCGATTGCTGCGCGAATCGATCGAGCGCGGCATGGCGGCCGCCGATGCGGGGGCGACCGGTCTTCATCCAGCCGGCTTGCTCGATTGGGCCCGCGCTTTTCTGCCAGAGCATGTTCGCTTGGCCCCTTCGCGAATGCACCGGTGGATGGCGGCGCACCTTGATGAAATGCACGCGGCCCGCGGACAAAAATTGAACGTCGTCGGGCCGCGCGGCGGAGCGAAATCGACGATCGGCTCGCTGGCCTTCGTGCTCCGCGCCGCAGTGGAAGCACGCGAGCCGTATATCTGGATCGTGTCCGACGCCAAGCACCAGGCCGTCAGCCATCTGGAGAATCTGAAAAGCGAGCTGCACGACAATCCGCGCCTCACGGCGGCCTACCCCAAGGCGGCCGAACCGGGACAAGTGTGGCGCGAGAACACTGTGCGGCTGGCCAATGGAGTGACGATCGAAGCCTTCGGCACCGGCCAGCGCATCCGCGGCCGTCGCCGCCGCGCCGATCGGCCGACGCTGATCGTGTGCGACGATATTCAAGACGACCGGCATATCGAATCGAGCCTTGCCCGCGATCATTCGCGCCGCTGGTTCCACGGCATGTTGATGAAGGCCGGCACCAAGCGCACCAACGTGGTAAATCTTGCCACCGCCCTGCACCGCGAAGCGCTGGCGATGGAATTGCACGCCACGCCCGGTTGGACATCGCGCATCTTTCAGGCCATCGAGCGCTGGCCCGACCATATGGATCTATGGGACCGATGGGAACGCATCTATGCCGAAATCGACCGCGCCGACGCACGGCAAGCCGCGCTCGATTTCTACGCGGCCCATCAGGCCGAGATGAACGCCGGCGCCATGCTGCTTTGGCCTGAGGAAGAAGATCTATACACGCTGATGTGCATGCGCGTCGAAGGCGGGCGAACGGCATTCGAGCGCGAGAAGCAAAATGTGCCGATCAATCCAGAACTGTGTGAATGGCCCGAATCGTATTTTGGCGACTGGCTCTGGTTCGACCGTTGGCCCGATGTGGTTCAGCTAAAAGTGTTGGCGCTCGATCCGAGCAAGGGGACCGAATCGGGCCGCGGCGATTATTCCGCCTTCGCGATGTTGGCGGTCGATCGGCTGGGCGTGCTCTATGTCGATGCGGATTTGGTTCGCCGGCCGACCCCGCAAATCGTCTCCGACGGCGTCGACCTCTGCCGCCGTTTTCGTCCCGAAATATTCGGCATCGAAGCCAATCAATTCCAAGAATTGCTGGGCGGCGAATTCGCGGCCGAATTAGCCCGGCAAAAACTGATCGGCATCGTTCCCTGGGCCGTCGAAAACCGCGTGAATAAAGAGACCCGCATCCGCCGGCTCGGCCCGTACCTGTCGAACCGGCGAATCAAATTCAAGTCGGGCTCGCCCGGCACGCGGCTCTTGGTCGAGCAACTAAAAGAATTTCCACTGGCCGATCACGACGACGGCCCCGATGCGCTCGAAATGGCAATCCGCCTCGCGGCCGAGTGGTTCGACCGTCGCGGCCGAGGCGATGGCTTGGGCGACCGGCTGCCGATCAGCGTTTAG
- the ruvB gene encoding Holliday junction branch migration DNA helicase RuvB, giving the protein MREPILQAAAETIADVVVSPEADRELRPQRMRDMVGQREVYARLEIAVDAAQKRGETLGHILFDGPPGLGKTTFAMCIPRDLGVSFQIASGAALAAPKDLIPYLTNAEERSILFIDEIHRLPKPVEEFLYPAMEDFRIDILLGEGVNARTINMPLRPFTLIGATTRAGMISAPLRDRFHLREHLDFYTVAELAEIVGRSAAKLQVPIDAASAEEIAGRSRGTPRLANNRLRWVRDYVTSKADGRINLELARAALAMQGIDTLGLDGQDRKYLETIIRVFHGGPVGVEAIAHTLNTATDTLSDEVEPFLLRSALVVRTPRGRKVTSAGYVHLGLAVPDEAAAEDQQRRLFG; this is encoded by the coding sequence TTGCGCGAGCCGATCTTGCAAGCTGCTGCCGAGACAATCGCAGACGTCGTGGTCTCTCCGGAGGCGGATCGCGAGCTGCGGCCGCAGCGCATGCGCGATATGGTCGGGCAGCGCGAGGTTTACGCGCGGTTGGAAATCGCCGTCGACGCCGCGCAAAAGCGCGGCGAAACGCTGGGGCACATTCTGTTCGACGGACCGCCGGGTCTCGGAAAGACCACGTTCGCGATGTGCATCCCGCGCGACTTGGGCGTTAGCTTTCAGATCGCCAGCGGGGCCGCGCTCGCCGCCCCCAAGGATCTGATTCCCTATCTGACCAATGCCGAAGAGCGGTCGATATTGTTTATCGATGAGATCCACCGTTTGCCAAAACCGGTCGAAGAGTTTCTCTATCCGGCGATGGAGGACTTTCGGATCGACATCCTGCTGGGCGAAGGGGTCAACGCACGCACGATCAACATGCCCTTGCGGCCGTTTACGTTGATCGGCGCGACGACGCGGGCCGGCATGATTTCGGCGCCGCTTCGCGATCGGTTCCATTTGCGCGAGCATCTCGATTTTTACACCGTGGCCGAGCTGGCCGAGATCGTGGGCCGCAGCGCGGCGAAGCTGCAAGTGCCGATCGACGCGGCCAGTGCGGAGGAAATCGCCGGCCGCAGCCGGGGCACGCCGCGGCTGGCGAACAACCGCCTGCGCTGGGTTCGCGATTATGTCACCAGCAAGGCCGACGGCCGGATCAATCTCGAGTTGGCCCGCGCCGCCCTGGCGATGCAGGGAATCGACACGCTGGGCCTCGACGGCCAAGATCGCAAATATCTGGAGACAATTATCCGCGTTTTTCATGGCGGCCCGGTGGGCGTCGAAGCGATTGCCCACACTCTGAACACCGCGACCGACACGCTTTCCGACGAAGTCGAGCCGTTTCTGTTGCGGTCGGCGCTGGTGGTCCGCACGCCCCGCGGCCGCAAAGTGACGTCGGCCGGCTATGTGCATCTCGGCCTGGCGGTGCCCGACGAAGCAGCCGCCGAGGATCAACAGCGACGATTGTTCGGTTAA
- a CDS encoding fused MFS/spermidine synthase, which translates to MTNGLSRRQLVWFYAATTFVSAFLLFQVQPIISKAILPWFGGSPAVWTTAMLFFQTLLFAGYAYAHFTQALRPRAQAVIHVALLLLAVAVYPILPGPSWKPPDGSDPAGRILLLLAVCVGLPYFVLSATGPLVQAWFARDYPGRSPYRLYSLSNVGSLLALLTYPFLIEPAFALGLQAAYWEIGFVVFGLLCGFLAVRAGIVGGPSTAWPAEQTLDEAARVQAEAGGLVVAAPPAPDAGNPYRSPDAAAIANQNASESAAGGERSPGWGRRLLWLVLPAFASLTFLATTNHVCQDVAVIPFLWIAPLSLYLLSFIICFDHARWYMPRLYAVMTLLMFLAGGFWTTRALWMPKVRLDPGNFDKIQIDAGLSFAGMFLICMLCHGQLVRLRPHPRHLTMFYLLIAAGGAVGGLLVSLVAPIVFQTGYTEWTIALLGGCVLAVAIMFGTEQNGFVRRYPWLFGPGLVLFAVALYIATLEGMSANSGVVDARRNFYGVVSVTAGSLEVDDEFEPVRYLLNGRIKHGMQFQNETLRDEPTTYYGRDSGVGRAIEYFGTRGTVRLGAIGLGTGTLAAYAAKNDRFTFYEINPQVPLVADKYFTYLGDARERMLHGSGQLEIVMGDARLSLERELTSEPSRGFQVLVVDAFSGDAIPTHLITGEAGEIYRRQLDPDGVLAIHISNRYLDLDPVVRGLADHLQFKVVRIDSQGDDDLGTSTADWMLLTRNAELLKTLGNFAAKPPARARSLLWTDEYSDLFDILK; encoded by the coding sequence ATGACCAACGGTCTCAGCCGCCGCCAACTGGTGTGGTTCTACGCGGCGACGACATTCGTCAGCGCGTTTCTGCTGTTTCAGGTGCAGCCGATCATCAGCAAGGCCATCTTGCCTTGGTTTGGCGGAAGTCCGGCCGTTTGGACGACGGCGATGCTGTTTTTTCAGACGTTGCTCTTCGCCGGGTATGCCTACGCCCATTTCACGCAGGCGCTGCGGCCGCGGGCCCAAGCGGTGATCCACGTCGCGCTTTTATTGCTGGCGGTCGCTGTGTATCCGATTCTGCCGGGGCCGAGTTGGAAGCCGCCGGATGGCTCCGACCCCGCCGGGCGGATCTTGCTATTGCTTGCGGTGTGCGTCGGCCTGCCGTATTTCGTCCTTTCGGCAACCGGCCCATTGGTGCAGGCATGGTTTGCCCGCGATTATCCAGGCCGCTCTCCGTATCGGCTTTATTCGCTGTCGAATGTTGGTTCGCTGTTGGCGCTGTTGACGTATCCGTTTCTTATCGAGCCCGCATTTGCGCTCGGCTTGCAAGCCGCATATTGGGAAATTGGCTTTGTCGTGTTTGGCTTGTTGTGCGGATTTCTCGCGGTGCGGGCGGGAATCGTCGGTGGGCCGTCAACCGCATGGCCGGCGGAACAAACGCTCGACGAGGCGGCTCGCGTGCAGGCCGAGGCCGGGGGCCTCGTTGTGGCGGCGCCGCCAGCGCCGGATGCGGGCAACCCTTATCGGTCGCCGGATGCCGCGGCAATCGCAAATCAAAACGCGAGTGAATCCGCCGCGGGGGGCGAGCGGTCGCCCGGGTGGGGCCGTCGGCTGCTGTGGCTCGTGCTGCCGGCGTTTGCCTCGTTGACGTTTTTGGCGACGACAAACCATGTCTGCCAGGATGTGGCGGTGATCCCCTTCCTGTGGATCGCGCCGCTCAGTTTGTATTTGCTGTCGTTCATCATCTGCTTCGATCACGCGCGTTGGTACATGCCGCGGCTCTACGCAGTAATGACATTGCTGATGTTTCTCGCCGGCGGGTTTTGGACGACGCGCGCGCTCTGGATGCCGAAAGTCAGGCTGGATCCCGGCAATTTCGACAAAATCCAAATCGACGCGGGCTTGAGCTTCGCCGGCATGTTCTTGATTTGCATGCTTTGCCACGGCCAACTGGTTCGCCTTCGCCCCCATCCGCGGCATCTGACGATGTTCTACTTGTTGATCGCGGCCGGCGGCGCCGTCGGCGGCCTGTTGGTCAGTCTCGTCGCGCCGATCGTGTTTCAAACCGGCTACACGGAATGGACGATCGCCTTGTTGGGAGGCTGCGTTTTGGCGGTCGCCATTATGTTCGGCACGGAACAGAACGGGTTCGTGCGCCGCTATCCCTGGCTGTTCGGCCCGGGCCTGGTGCTGTTCGCGGTGGCACTTTATATCGCGACGCTCGAGGGCATGTCTGCCAATAGCGGCGTGGTCGATGCGCGGAGAAACTTTTACGGCGTGGTCAGCGTTACCGCAGGATCGCTGGAGGTCGACGACGAATTCGAGCCGGTTCGATATTTGCTCAACGGCCGCATCAAGCACGGAATGCAGTTTCAAAACGAAACGCTTCGCGACGAACCGACGACCTATTACGGCCGCGATAGCGGCGTCGGCAGGGCCATCGAATATTTCGGCACGCGTGGGACCGTTCGTCTCGGAGCGATCGGCCTGGGCACCGGCACGCTTGCCGCCTATGCCGCCAAGAACGATCGCTTCACGTTCTACGAAATCAATCCGCAGGTGCCGCTGGTGGCCGACAAATATTTCACCTATCTCGGCGATGCCCGAGAGCGAATGCTCCACGGCAGCGGCCAACTTGAAATCGTGATGGGCGATGCCCGGCTGTCGCTGGAACGAGAATTGACCAGCGAGCCGTCGCGCGGGTTTCAAGTGTTAGTCGTCGATGCCTTCAGCGGCGACGCGATCCCGACGCATCTAATCACCGGCGAGGCCGGCGAAATTTATCGCCGGCAACTCGATCCAGATGGCGTGTTGGCGATCCACATTTCGAATCGCTATTTGGATCTCGATCCGGTCGTGCGCGGGCTGGCCGATCATCTTCAATTCAAGGTGGTGCGAATCGACAGCCAAGGAGACGACGATCTTGGCACCTCGACCGCCGACTGGATGCTGCTGACGCGCAACGCCGAGCTGCTGAAAACGCTCGGCAATTTCGCGGCAAAACCGCCGGCGCGCGCACGTTCGCTGTTGTGGACCGACGAGTATAGCGATCTGTTCGATATTCTGAAGTAG
- a CDS encoding DNA-binding domain-containing protein, with the protein MSEPESPLAKVQRWMQAVIMHPEGVEAGLDSIAARNHIDVPPEQVEQVISRSAALSSVERLSIYANAYYARLLECLGEEFPVLKQTLGDETFEAFAFAYLQNYPSRSYTLNRLGANFAAFLAETRPTGSEPAESAEALEIVAPDGDATDDATADSSEPLSPDWPDFMIDLATLEWTFSQVFDGPGVEREPLLEATELRTIGMDRWPDARLETVPCLKLLAFRFPVNAYYTAMRRGEEPSIPAAAASWLAVTRRDYVVRRHEISEPQFVLLSAIIEGQSIGAAIARMMELPRLDIDSLARDLRTWFHDWAAEGFFRRIIAEGE; encoded by the coding sequence ATGAGCGAACCGGAATCACCTTTGGCCAAAGTGCAGCGCTGGATGCAGGCAGTGATCATGCATCCGGAGGGCGTCGAGGCGGGTTTGGATTCGATCGCCGCACGGAACCATATCGACGTGCCGCCGGAGCAAGTCGAGCAGGTGATTTCGCGGTCGGCGGCATTGTCGAGCGTCGAGCGGCTGTCGATTTACGCCAATGCGTATTACGCCCGGCTGCTGGAATGCCTCGGCGAGGAATTCCCGGTATTGAAGCAGACGCTCGGCGACGAGACGTTCGAGGCGTTTGCTTTCGCCTATCTGCAAAACTATCCGTCGCGCAGCTACACGCTCAATCGATTGGGGGCCAATTTCGCGGCGTTTCTCGCGGAAACCCGGCCGACCGGTTCCGAGCCGGCCGAATCCGCTGAGGCGCTTGAGATTGTGGCGCCCGACGGCGACGCAACCGACGATGCCACGGCCGATTCGTCCGAGCCGCTGTCGCCCGATTGGCCCGACTTCATGATCGACTTGGCGACGCTCGAATGGACGTTTAGCCAGGTGTTCGACGGACCGGGCGTCGAACGCGAGCCGCTCTTGGAAGCGACGGAATTACGCACGATCGGAATGGATCGTTGGCCCGACGCTCGCTTGGAGACGGTGCCTTGTTTGAAGCTGCTGGCGTTTCGATTTCCGGTAAACGCGTATTACACGGCCATGCGGCGCGGTGAAGAGCCGTCGATTCCGGCCGCCGCGGCGAGTTGGCTGGCGGTGACGCGCCGCGATTACGTTGTCCGGCGGCACGAGATTTCGGAGCCGCAATTCGTGTTGCTCTCGGCAATCATCGAAGGGCAATCGATCGGCGCGGCGATCGCGCGCATGATGGAATTGCCCCGACTCGATATCGACAGTCTGGCCCGCGATCTGCGAACGTGGTTTCACGATTGGGCGGCGGAAGGATTTTTCCGCCGCATCATCGCGGAAGGTGAGTGA
- a CDS encoding DUF692 domain-containing protein — MPSPRLGLPNLGLGVGLRSIHFPHILEHNPEVDWFEIISENYMDSGGRPRYVLDQIAERYPIVMHGVSLSIGSTDPLNFEYLSKLKRLAAAVNPLWVSDHLCWTGVQSLNAHDLLPIPLNEQTLSHVVSRVRQVQDFLERPLVLENPSSYVTFAGSTMSEWEFLSRMAEQTGCGLLLDVNNVYVSSINHDFDPFEYVRSVPHERIVQIHLAGHSNCRTHLIDTHDNHVIDPVWELYRLAHQFTGGVSTLLEWDARIPAFPVVHAEVLKAKQYMAAELSPPSASAADESVAPSAGGAAEYVDSGSSVPHPLAYVPMEVE, encoded by the coding sequence ATGCCGTCGCCACGCTTGGGGCTTCCGAATCTCGGGCTTGGGGTCGGCCTAAGGTCGATCCATTTTCCGCATATTCTCGAACACAATCCCGAGGTGGATTGGTTCGAAATCATTTCGGAAAACTACATGGATTCCGGCGGCCGGCCGCGCTACGTGCTCGATCAAATCGCCGAGCGCTATCCGATCGTGATGCACGGCGTGTCGCTCTCGATCGGCAGCACCGATCCGCTCAATTTCGAATATCTCAGTAAGCTGAAGCGGTTGGCTGCGGCGGTGAATCCGCTGTGGGTTTCCGATCATCTCTGCTGGACCGGCGTGCAAAGTTTGAATGCCCACGACTTGCTGCCGATCCCGCTCAACGAGCAAACGCTTTCGCACGTGGTGTCGCGGGTACGGCAGGTGCAAGATTTTCTCGAGCGGCCGCTGGTGCTCGAGAATCCGAGCAGCTACGTGACCTTCGCCGGCTCGACGATGAGCGAATGGGAATTTCTTTCCCGCATGGCGGAGCAAACCGGTTGCGGATTGCTGCTCGATGTGAACAACGTTTACGTGTCGAGCATCAACCACGATTTCGATCCGTTCGAATATGTCCGCTCCGTGCCGCACGAGCGGATCGTGCAAATTCATCTCGCCGGCCACAGCAATTGCCGCACACATTTGATCGACACGCACGACAACCATGTGATCGATCCGGTTTGGGAGCTCTACCGGCTCGCCCATCAATTCACCGGCGGCGTGTCGACGCTCTTGGAATGGGATGCCCGCATACCGGCGTTTCCAGTAGTGCATGCGGAAGTGTTGAAGGCGAAGCAATACATGGCGGCGGAGCTTTCGCCACCGAGCGCATCGGCGGCCGATGAATCCGTCGCGCCCAGCGCTGGCGGTGCGGCCGAATATGTCGATTCCGGTTCAAGCGTGCCGCACCCGCTCGCGTATGTGCCGATGGAAGTCGAGTGA